TCTAATGAAAAGGCGCACATATGTTTCCAATCGAAACACGTAGACACGATATACATAGCTAGAATGCTGCAGATTTCCAATCGAAACCTTAAACACAACAGGAGAAACAATGGTTAAGCTAGACCGGGCTGTGAACTGGGACCATCATCTGAAAGATTGTGTGCTTGGAATTTTCTGAAGATTCACAGCATGTGAACCCAAGATCGGGTGCACCACAACACCCTGTGTACAAGACGTTTGGGCATCTCCGTCCATCAGCCCCGACCGAAGCAGACAGAAAACCACAGCGATTTCAGGCGATGCAGGCCCAGGATCCCTCTCTCTATCCGTGGTGCCAGCCAGCCAGCCAATACGCCCACTGCCGCCGTGCGTGCCACCGCTGCACGGCTGCCGGCCGATCACCATCCGCCCGCGTGACACACCTGCCCCCACGGGCCGGCAGCGCCTCGCGTACACTGTCCGCGTCAGCAGTTGGCTCCCCGTCACGAGTCACGACCATGTCGACGGCCGTGCTGCATCAGTAATGGCAGCACCGTGCCACCGGTCGCCACTCCCATCTCCGTGCTGCCGACTAGACCGGGCCGCCATGCGATCAATGCAATGCAATCCAAGACACCACTGCCCATCACATTTTGGGGGCAAAAATATACAGTAGTGCCCTCCGGTGTTAATCATTCCGGTTCACTTCTTGTCTTGTGCACAGGCGACGTGAAAAACCGACGACGCGGAATAAATTCATAATAGAATATAAACTGAGAAAAggagcaacggaggccatggcgtgAGCTGTGAGCACAGCAATTCATTCCTCTCATCACCGATTTTTACAGCTTGGTCGAGCTTTCACAGGCGCCCTTTTTTCACCACATGCCGACATCATCACTGGCTATCAGACGACGGTAAAAAAGACACCACTAGGAGAGAGAGAAGGGATGAGTTACCGgagtaaaaaaaaagagagaaaaggaaaacaaaTCTCTCTCTAATCTACTGCGCGGcggtgtcggtggcggcggcggcgcggccgcagAAGGCGTCCCGGCGGACGGCGCGGCCGCCGCGGATGACGAAGTGGGCGAGCGACCGCGTGCTGCTCGCCGGCACGCGGTTCTCCTCGCACAGGAACTCCCTGGAGCACGCCCGCTCCACCTCCCGCTCGTAGTCGTGCACCAGCACGTCCGTCGCCGCGCCCTCCTCCTTCCGCGCCCGCGCCAGCACGCCCGCCGTGAATATCGCCGACATCCGCCCCGGCGACGACGCCGTGTACCTGCCACCATCATTCAAAACCCGACGAGATTCAGTCAGGGCCCTGCTTCCTCCGCTCGAGCGAGAAATCTGATCCCcaaaaaacgaaaattggatcttgGATGCCTACCCGCGCGGGCCGTCGACGAGGATGACGTCCCAGGCGACGTCGTAGAGCTGGTTGGGGAGGTCGTTGATGGCGAGGCGGCAGTCGGAGAAGAGGAGGTTCTGGACGGGGCGGCactcggcggcgcgggcggcgcgggcggcctCGAGGAGGTCCGGGAACTCGCGGACGGTGGTGGTGTAGGCCACGTCGTAGGCCTCCAGCCCCGGGTGCCGCCCCTCCAGGTGGGACACGTACCACTGGTTCTCGTCCAGGAACACGGTGCGCCCGCCGTGGTTGAGCGCGCGCCACAGCGGCGTCTCCCCGCCCAGCCCGAACACCAGCAGGTTGCAGGGGGCCCGCCGCTTCAGCGCCGCCGCGATGGCGCGCACGTCCGCCGCCGGCATGCTCCCGGACGTGTTGCCGCCCACCGCCGCGTACTGCACCAGCGCGTCGAACACGTACGCCGGCAGCCCCGGCCCCGCCGCCTCATCCCCCTTCGCAGCCGCGGCCCTCCGCGCGCCCGCCGACACTGCGAGCCTGGCCCCCGAAGCCGACCCCGTGGCCCTCCGCCTGGCGCCGACGGCCGAGGACGCGTCGCGCGCGGCGGAGAGCAGCGAGGCGAGGGACACGCACGCGAAGCAGGCCAGGAAGACGACGAGCCACAGCCGGCGCCGCCCCATCCACGGCGACCCCGACCCGCCGCCGGACGGCTTGTTGGACGAGGAGTGCACCAGCAGCACCTTCGGCCCGCCCCCCAGCCCCTTCATCCCCCGCCTGCCCCCCTCCCCGCCAACCAGCCGCCCGACCAAGAAACGCGGCGGCGATACGGATTGGACTGAAGAACGGCTATCTGAGGCGGCCGCCCGGATCGATCTGCTCCGGGTGACAGCGAGTGGGCTGGGATAGTTATggggagggaggaggcggtggcggtgtgGGTGGGGGTGGAGGTGGAGGGGAAGCAATGCCGGtggaggagggaggggaggggatggGTCTGCTCGGCCGGCCGCGGGTGGGCTGGGTCGGGTTGGTAGGTTGAAGGGGAAATCGATCCCGCCGGGGGGTGCGGTGGGTCTCGGGTCTGTTTCGTGTGTGTTTCTGGCAGTCCGGCCCCAAGGTCTCCACGGAGTCAAAGATTTGTAGTAACCCAAGTACTGTAGCGGGCGGCAGCAAAAATGAGTAGTCTTTCGGGTAACAATTTGGCATAAGTTGACCTGGGCTTTGTACACTGCAAGGTGTTGAggccctctttgattcgcaggattttcaaATCGTAGGAATAGAAAAAAGTATAGGGTTGGAGTGGCATGCACACATGAATCCTACAGGATTAGTATGGAGTGTTTGATGGCACAGGAAAAGCAAAGAAATTGTAAAAAGAGGTTGAagtggatgttagatttcctataaaatgtagtacaaaagattccaTAGGAAAAAATCCTATGAGATCCAATTCTatgaatcaaaggaccaacataggaaaaattcttaaggatttcaatcctccagaaatcctatagaattcctttgaatcaaaggagcccttagaGGGGTGCTTGGTAAAATATATTTTTAAACATTGGTGCTTACCTCTATAAAAGAGGTGCCCAATTAAATGTTTACCTCTACAAATAAGCACCAGCGCTAGTATTTTTTTATGCACCTCTTCTAAGCACCTTGCGTTCAACAAGGCCTTCGAGCTTTATTGATTTTTGCATGTGTGGGATAGTGGTTGTTGTTGTTTGTTGGGTGAGGAGTCATCGGCAGGAAGAACCGACCGGCTGGGCTAGATGATGTTAATCCAACAATTCGGTCAAATCGGCTGACACCAAGTCATTTTTGTAGACAACTTATAGATACTAGATGGTCCTACGATTATGCTCAAAGTTTTGATATCACCGTTTACACATGAGGAAACACGAGTCAATCAAAGTCATGGAATAGTCTACAACAAAGATGAAGAAGGTGTAGCGCTTGTCGATGATGGGGTGCTATAGCGGCGAAGATAAGGATGCAAAACATGAGATGGACCGTCGCAACGAATTGACACTGTTATTCGAAATGCATGCTCGCCGAGGCAAGCGCATGAGCTCTGTCATTTTATAAAATAATAAAAAAGTTGTCCGGTTAATTGGGGACACAATACATACGCACCCGTGcacaacaaaacaaaataaaatcagAGCATGTACAATACTCGTGCCTTCGGGGACCAAGCGAGGTCTTTTGTGCAGGGGAATGTTGGTACAATAAGCTTTGTCCGGCTCCAGCTAGGAAGGGGCGACACCTCGCTCAAGTGTCTGTACTCACTCATCGTCAGGTGGTCTATAGATCATGATGTAATGGTTAGTATTATTTTTGGTGTTCGTAGTATTGCCAGTGAAGAAGTGTGGCACTTGCTTTTTCTTAGACGGACACCTTGCTCTTATAACACGTACACATAAGTACAATAGGAATTACGCGG
This portion of the Triticum dicoccoides isolate Atlit2015 ecotype Zavitan chromosome 7A, WEW_v2.0, whole genome shotgun sequence genome encodes:
- the LOC119331936 gene encoding protein IRX15-LIKE-like translates to MKGLGGGPKVLLVHSSSNKPSGGGSGSPWMGRRRLWLVVFLACFACVSLASLLSAARDASSAVGARRRATGSASGARLAVSAGARRAAAAKGDEAAGPGLPAYVFDALVQYAAVGGNTSGSMPAADVRAIAAALKRRAPCNLLVFGLGGETPLWRALNHGGRTVFLDENQWYVSHLEGRHPGLEAYDVAYTTTVREFPDLLEAARAARAAECRPVQNLLFSDCRLAINDLPNQLYDVAWDVILVDGPRGYTASSPGRMSAIFTAGVLARARKEEGAATDVLVHDYEREVERACSREFLCEENRVPASSTRSLAHFVIRGGRAVRRDAFCGRAAAATDTAAQ